In the genome of Candidatus Methylomirabilota bacterium, one region contains:
- a CDS encoding GNAT family N-acetyltransferase, giving the protein MKSGACACMTRGISIALENGVFQDLGQHGKAWRVPMDYPAGIERQVVLKNGETVRIRPIRPDDEPRLLALYDRLSRHTAYQRFFTVRQSLPQDWVHYFANVDYRRRFALVAERDAGAGIELVGVGRYEPSDEEGTGEVAFVLEDGYQGQGLGAILLAEVVRAGTERGLTRFRAHVLGENHRMLRLLASRTHIIERTTEQGVVTVLFEPR; this is encoded by the coding sequence ATGAAGTCCGGCGCTTGCGCCTGCATGACGCGTGGCATCTCAATTGCTCTCGAGAACGGTGTGTTCCAGGATCTCGGGCAGCACGGCAAGGCGTGGCGAGTGCCGATGGATTACCCGGCCGGGATCGAGCGGCAGGTCGTGCTCAAGAACGGCGAGACGGTGCGGATCCGCCCGATCCGCCCCGATGACGAGCCGCGGCTCCTCGCGCTCTACGATCGCCTCTCGCGGCACACGGCCTACCAGCGCTTCTTCACGGTGAGGCAAAGCCTTCCGCAGGACTGGGTCCACTACTTCGCCAATGTCGACTACCGGCGCCGCTTTGCCCTGGTCGCCGAGCGCGACGCGGGGGCGGGCATCGAGCTCGTGGGCGTCGGGCGCTATGAGCCGTCGGACGAGGAGGGGACGGGCGAGGTCGCCTTCGTGCTGGAAGACGGCTATCAGGGACAGGGACTCGGCGCCATTCTTCTCGCCGAGGTGGTTCGCGCGGGAACCGAGCGCGGCCTGACGCGCTTCCGGGCCCACGTGCTCGGCGAGAATCACCGTATGCTGCGACTCCTCGCGAGCCGCACGCACATCATCGAGCGCACGACCGAGCAAGGCGTGGTGACGGTTCTCTTCGAGCCTCGCTGA
- a CDS encoding carbohydrate ABC transporter permease, translated as MAVRRRPLLAKVLMHVGLAPFLLFALFPFYHMTLTSLKTDRELYDRAAVPLVIRQGPTLEHYQKLIWETAFMTWTKNSLMVTGMATTISVVIGTIAAYALARLKFFGVGTFGTGIFVTYLVPTSLLFLPLAQVVHWLGLADSKWSLVVTYPTFLVPFCTWLLIGYFRTVPKEVEECAMVDGATRIQALWRIVLPMAVPGLVCAALFAFTLSWNEFIYALTFTSSSDQFTASVGVTQELIRGDIYFWGSLMAGAVLGSVPIVILYVFFLDYYVSGLTAGAIK; from the coding sequence ATGGCCGTTCGGAGGCGGCCGCTGCTCGCGAAGGTGCTGATGCACGTAGGGCTGGCGCCGTTCCTGCTCTTCGCGCTGTTCCCCTTCTATCACATGACGCTGACGTCGCTGAAGACCGACCGGGAGCTCTACGACCGCGCGGCGGTGCCGCTGGTGATCCGCCAGGGGCCGACCCTGGAGCACTACCAGAAGCTGATCTGGGAAACCGCCTTCATGACCTGGACGAAGAACAGCCTGATGGTCACGGGCATGGCCACGACGATCTCGGTGGTGATCGGCACCATCGCCGCCTACGCGCTGGCACGGCTGAAGTTCTTCGGCGTGGGAACGTTCGGGACCGGCATCTTCGTGACCTACCTGGTGCCGACCTCGCTGCTCTTCCTGCCGCTGGCCCAGGTCGTTCACTGGCTCGGGCTGGCTGACTCCAAGTGGTCGCTGGTCGTCACTTACCCGACCTTCCTGGTGCCCTTTTGCACGTGGCTCCTCATAGGCTACTTCCGGACGGTGCCGAAGGAGGTGGAGGAGTGCGCGATGGTGGACGGGGCCACGCGGATCCAGGCGCTCTGGCGCATCGTCCTCCCGATGGCCGTCCCCGGGCTCGTGTGCGCGGCGCTCTTCGCCTTCACGCTGTCGTGGAACGAGTTCATCTACGCCCTGACCTTCACGTCCTCATCGGACCAGTTCACGGCCAGCGTGGGGGTCACCCAGGAGCTGATCCGGGGCGATATCTACTTCTGGGGGTCCCTCATGGCGGGCGCGGTGCTGGGTTCGGTTCCCATTGTCATCCTCTACGTCTTCTTCCTCGACTATTACGTCTCCGGCCTCACGGCGGGAGCGATCAAGTAG
- a CDS encoding sugar ABC transporter permease has product MAVGSVRVGATPSRAGLRVRELLDRERFLGPAFVTPALLLLLVLVAYPFVMALYFAMSNAFIGRPSHFIGTRNFVALWDSDSFRQTFQNAFVFTGSAVGSKLVLGITLALLLNEQLWFKRLIRGAVLLPWVIPTALSTLGWWWMFNSLYSVVNWSGIALGLMDPPGPNWLGQKYYAMTAVIAVNVWRGLPFFAICILAGLVSIPKELYEAAEADGASASARFWNVTLPLLKPVLAIVVLFSTIFTFSDFNIVYVLTNGGPINSTHLFATLTRQVGLESGQIGQGAAISLYLFPVLAIVVWIQLRFVRRQVY; this is encoded by the coding sequence GTGGCCGTCGGCAGCGTCCGCGTCGGTGCCACCCCGTCTCGGGCCGGGCTGCGGGTCCGGGAGCTGCTCGACCGGGAGCGTTTCCTGGGCCCGGCCTTCGTCACGCCTGCTCTGCTCCTCCTTCTGGTGCTGGTGGCCTACCCGTTCGTCATGGCACTCTACTTCGCCATGTCGAACGCCTTCATCGGCCGACCCAGCCACTTCATCGGGACCCGCAACTTCGTGGCGCTGTGGGACAGCGACTCCTTCCGGCAGACCTTCCAGAACGCCTTCGTCTTCACGGGCAGCGCGGTCGGGTCGAAGCTGGTGCTCGGGATCACGCTGGCGCTCCTCTTGAACGAGCAGCTCTGGTTCAAGCGGCTCATCCGCGGCGCGGTGCTGCTGCCGTGGGTGATCCCGACGGCGCTGTCCACGCTCGGCTGGTGGTGGATGTTCAACTCGCTCTACAGCGTGGTGAACTGGTCCGGCATCGCGCTGGGGTTGATGGACCCGCCGGGGCCGAACTGGCTGGGGCAGAAGTATTACGCGATGACGGCGGTAATCGCGGTCAACGTTTGGCGCGGCCTGCCGTTCTTCGCGATCTGCATCCTGGCCGGGCTCGTCTCGATCCCGAAGGAGCTCTACGAGGCGGCCGAGGCGGACGGCGCCAGCGCCTCCGCGCGCTTCTGGAACGTCACCCTGCCCTTGCTCAAGCCGGTCCTGGCCATCGTGGTGCTGTTCTCCACGATCTTCACGTTCAGCGACTTCAACATCGTGTATGTGCTGACCAACGGCGGCCCCATCAACTCGACGCACCTGTTCGCCACCCTCACCCGCCAGGTGGGGCTGGAATCCGGCCAGATCGGCCAGGGTGCCGCCATCTCGCTCTACCTATTCCCCGTCCTGGCCATCGTGGTCTGGATCCAGCTGCGGTTCGTGCGGCGGCAGGTGTACTGA
- a CDS encoding extracellular solute-binding protein — protein sequence MDRVTRRQFIGRAAAGTAGLAGILATGTPPARGQQREISYLCWNNFAPAMDKKQNEIAQRFTKDTGIKMRIDYVSHMGPQQAKLAAEVQTQAGHDLVELRMHFPWLYEPQLVEVGDVVAELEKAHGKALSSGYEAAHIKGVWRAVPMYHGLFVPTYREDLFKKAGLKIPDTWEDLYTAGKELKKMGNPVGIPIAQNYDSISTAGPVLWSFGGMEVDKDGQTVRINSPATEQMIEWYKKMFRDCMEPEVLSWTDASNNESMQQGKAGWIHNPVSTYIVAKQRKLPTADLINHHRSLGGAHGRHETDVPRAMGIWKFSKNVEPAKEWIRYLLGKPEVYNEWIMSADAFNLPSYEKLQDHPVLRTDPKYAALSAPGVQYHLYGWPAPGTDKVQRITNEFILPNMIAKAVTGTPTKEAIAWAEKEMKRIVSG from the coding sequence ATGGATCGGGTGACACGGCGGCAGTTCATCGGGCGCGCCGCAGCCGGCACCGCCGGCCTGGCGGGCATCCTGGCCACGGGCACCCCGCCCGCCCGGGGCCAGCAACGCGAGATCTCCTACCTCTGCTGGAACAATTTCGCGCCGGCGATGGACAAGAAGCAGAACGAGATCGCCCAGCGCTTCACGAAGGACACGGGCATCAAGATGCGGATCGACTACGTCTCTCACATGGGCCCGCAGCAGGCGAAGCTGGCGGCCGAGGTCCAGACCCAGGCCGGCCACGACCTGGTCGAGCTGCGCATGCACTTCCCGTGGCTTTACGAGCCCCAGCTGGTGGAGGTGGGCGACGTGGTGGCCGAGCTGGAGAAGGCGCACGGCAAGGCGCTCTCCTCGGGCTACGAGGCGGCCCACATCAAGGGTGTCTGGCGCGCGGTCCCCATGTACCACGGGCTCTTCGTCCCCACCTATCGCGAGGACCTCTTCAAGAAGGCCGGGCTCAAGATCCCCGACACCTGGGAAGATCTCTACACGGCCGGCAAGGAGCTGAAAAAGATGGGGAACCCGGTCGGGATCCCCATCGCCCAGAACTACGACTCGATCTCCACCGCGGGACCCGTGCTCTGGTCTTTCGGCGGCATGGAGGTCGACAAGGACGGCCAGACGGTCCGCATCAATTCCCCGGCCACCGAGCAGATGATCGAATGGTACAAGAAGATGTTCCGCGACTGCATGGAGCCCGAGGTGCTCTCCTGGACCGACGCCAGCAACAACGAGTCGATGCAGCAGGGCAAGGCGGGCTGGATCCACAACCCGGTCAGCACCTACATCGTCGCCAAGCAACGGAAGCTGCCCACGGCGGACTTGATCAATCACCACCGAAGCCTGGGAGGGGCCCACGGCCGCCACGAGACCGACGTGCCGCGCGCCATGGGCATCTGGAAATTCTCCAAGAACGTCGAGCCGGCCAAGGAGTGGATCCGGTACCTGCTCGGCAAGCCCGAAGTCTACAACGAGTGGATCATGTCAGCCGACGCGTTCAACCTTCCCAGCTACGAGAAGCTCCAGGATCACCCCGTCCTCCGGACGGACCCCAAGTACGCGGCGCTCAGCGCGCCCGGCGTCCAGTACCACCTCTACGGCTGGCCCGCGCCCGGCACCGACAAGGTCCAGCGCATCACCAACGAGTTCATCCTGCCCAACATGATCGCCAAGGCGGTGACCGGCACGCCGACCAAGGAGGCCATCGCCTGGGCCGAGAAGGAGATGAAGCGGATCGTGAGCGGGTAG
- a CDS encoding 2-oxoacid:ferredoxin oxidoreductase subunit beta, whose protein sequence is MSESTGTAAPSAPKYTKKDFESDQDVRWCPGCGDYAILSAMQKMMPDLGIPREDIVFISGIGCSSRFPYYMNTYGFHTIHGRAPAIATGLRLARPDLKVFVVTGDGDGLSIGGNHMLHVLRRNINVTILLFNNKVYGLTKGQYSPTSELGKVTKSTPMGSADRPINPCAFALGVGATFVARSVDRNIPHMEDTVKKAAAHKGAAFVEILQNCNIYNDLAWNILYDRESKVQHELRLEHGKPLIFGPVDDRRGLVLEGVRPRVVRTKDVPESTLWTHDVRDVGAALVLANVPSPEFPIPIGVFVDVEAPVYEEILLDQEQRALSERGTGDIGKLLVSGETWKIS, encoded by the coding sequence ATGAGTGAGAGCACCGGGACCGCCGCTCCGTCGGCGCCCAAGTACACCAAGAAGGACTTCGAGTCCGACCAGGACGTCCGCTGGTGCCCCGGCTGCGGGGACTACGCTATCCTGAGCGCCATGCAGAAGATGATGCCGGATCTCGGCATCCCGCGTGAAGACATCGTGTTCATCTCCGGGATCGGCTGCTCGAGTCGCTTCCCGTACTACATGAACACCTACGGGTTCCACACCATCCACGGCCGGGCGCCGGCGATCGCCACCGGGCTCCGGCTGGCCCGGCCCGACCTGAAGGTGTTCGTGGTGACGGGCGACGGGGACGGCCTGTCGATCGGCGGGAATCACATGCTGCACGTCCTCCGGCGGAACATCAACGTGACGATCCTCCTGTTCAACAACAAGGTGTACGGCTTGACCAAGGGCCAGTACTCGCCGACCAGCGAGCTCGGCAAGGTGACCAAGTCGACCCCCATGGGCTCGGCCGACCGGCCCATCAACCCGTGCGCCTTCGCCCTCGGCGTGGGGGCGACCTTCGTGGCGCGCTCCGTGGACCGGAACATCCCGCACATGGAGGACACCGTGAAGAAGGCGGCCGCCCACAAGGGCGCGGCCTTCGTGGAGATCCTGCAGAACTGCAACATCTACAACGACCTGGCCTGGAACATCCTCTACGACCGGGAATCGAAGGTCCAGCACGAGCTCCGGCTGGAGCACGGGAAGCCCCTGATCTTCGGGCCCGTCGACGACCGCCGCGGGCTCGTCCTCGAAGGGGTCCGGCCCAGGGTCGTCCGCACCAAGGACGTGCCGGAGAGCACGCTCTGGACCCACGACGTCCGCGACGTCGGTGCCGCGCTGGTCCTGGCCAACGTGCCGAGCCCCGAGTTTCCGATCCCCATCGGAGTGTTCGTGGATGTCGAGGCGCCGGTCTACGAGGAGATCCTGCTGGACCAGGAGCAGCGGGCCCTCTCGGAGCGCGGCACCGGCGACATCGGGAAGCTGCTGGTGTCGGGGGAGACCTGGAAGATCAGCTAG